The following are encoded together in the Streptomyces sp. NBC_00341 genome:
- the tgmB gene encoding ATP-grasp ribosomal peptide maturase, protein MGAARRVLVVAEQLDASADMVVDQLNHRDVAVIRFDSADFPQRLTLTARHRPAAAGWEGVLADEHRSVRLEEVSAVYYRRPGRPVISDAVTEPYASWSQNQADAAMLNLLSALPVRWINNPHLDRIAAHKPQQLVAATRAGLRIPRSIITNDPDEARSFAKTVNGPLICKPVLGGRLNTGAARQLMVATHRIDPTTFDDSIRLTAHYFQEDIPKKYEVRLVAVDGNLFAGTIVATSEKARTDWRTDYENLEYGTTTVPDKVATAVRRFMDSYGIVFGSFDFAVTPDDEWVFFENNPAGTWSWVENRTGLPIAAAHADYLQGPTT, encoded by the coding sequence ATGGGTGCCGCCCGGCGGGTGCTCGTCGTCGCGGAACAGTTGGACGCCTCGGCCGACATGGTGGTGGACCAGTTGAATCACCGCGACGTCGCCGTCATCCGATTCGACTCAGCCGACTTTCCCCAACGTCTCACCCTGACCGCCCGCCACCGGCCGGCGGCCGCGGGATGGGAAGGCGTACTGGCTGACGAGCACCGGTCGGTGCGGCTTGAGGAAGTCAGCGCCGTCTACTACCGGCGGCCCGGACGTCCCGTCATCTCCGACGCGGTCACCGAGCCGTACGCGAGCTGGTCCCAGAACCAAGCGGATGCGGCCATGCTCAACCTGCTGTCCGCACTGCCCGTCCGCTGGATCAACAATCCCCACCTCGACCGCATCGCCGCACACAAGCCGCAACAACTCGTCGCCGCCACCCGCGCCGGCCTTCGGATCCCACGCAGCATCATCACGAACGATCCGGACGAAGCCCGCTCATTCGCAAAGACCGTGAACGGGCCTCTCATCTGCAAGCCAGTCCTCGGCGGACGCCTGAACACAGGCGCGGCCCGGCAGCTCATGGTGGCCACCCACCGGATCGACCCGACCACCTTCGACGACAGCATCCGGCTGACCGCGCACTACTTCCAGGAAGACATCCCCAAGAAGTACGAAGTACGCCTGGTCGCCGTGGACGGCAACCTGTTCGCCGGAACCATCGTCGCCACCTCGGAGAAGGCGCGCACCGACTGGCGCACCGATTACGAGAACCTTGAGTACGGAACGACCACGGTGCCCGACAAGGTCGCAACTGCTGTCCGACGCTTCATGGACTCGTACGGGATCGTGTTCGGCTCCTTCGACTTCGCCGTCACGCCCGACGACGAGTGGGTGTTCTTCGAGAACAACCCGGCCGGCACCTGGTCATGGGTCGAGAACCGCACCGGTCTCCCCATCGCCGCCGCGCACGCCGACTACCTCCAGGGACCGACGACATGA
- a CDS encoding methyltransferase domain-containing protein, giving the protein MTEPTTTASARLRAEFTARLGAESQSEWLTAFAEVRREHYVPSFYRQDVQNEWEMVSAGDPGYLEAVYSDAALTTQLDEHGIPTSSSSEPRLMLTMLDALDAKPGHRLYELGLGTGYNAALASSRLGSENVVSVDIDPDLVRLARSRLAGGKYHPLVFAGDGEQGYPDRAPYDRIVSTAGLHHIPPALLSQARKGTVIVAPIGFGIARAVVSGDGEATGRFLPVPAFFMPRRTLTKAPDFASLETRTGQPTTVPATDVLDRLKFPLSLALPGYNSCTWRNETGEVTGIGLWTGDGSIATVHASGKARQLGPQRLWDTVEELAATFPKETPAREDFGLTITPEGQHAWYRNPEGPSWPLPPR; this is encoded by the coding sequence ATGACCGAACCGACCACCACCGCATCGGCGAGGCTTCGCGCCGAGTTCACCGCCAGGCTCGGGGCGGAAAGCCAGAGCGAGTGGCTGACAGCCTTCGCCGAGGTCCGGCGGGAACACTACGTGCCGAGCTTCTACCGACAGGACGTGCAGAACGAGTGGGAAATGGTCTCCGCCGGCGATCCGGGCTACTTGGAGGCCGTTTACTCGGACGCCGCACTGACGACTCAGCTGGATGAACACGGCATTCCCACCTCGTCATCCAGCGAACCCCGCCTCATGCTGACCATGCTCGACGCCCTCGACGCGAAGCCCGGTCACCGGCTCTACGAACTGGGCCTCGGCACCGGATACAACGCGGCCCTGGCCTCGTCCCGCCTCGGAAGCGAGAACGTCGTCAGCGTGGACATCGACCCCGATCTCGTCCGCCTCGCCCGTAGCCGCCTGGCAGGGGGCAAGTACCACCCCCTCGTATTCGCCGGGGACGGCGAACAGGGATACCCCGACCGGGCGCCGTACGACCGCATCGTCTCCACGGCCGGCCTGCACCACATCCCTCCCGCTCTACTGAGCCAGGCTCGCAAGGGGACAGTCATCGTGGCCCCGATCGGGTTCGGGATCGCGAGAGCCGTCGTCTCGGGCGACGGCGAGGCAACGGGACGGTTCCTGCCCGTACCCGCGTTCTTCATGCCACGCCGCACCCTCACGAAGGCCCCCGATTTCGCCTCGCTGGAAACCCGGACCGGCCAGCCCACCACAGTCCCAGCAACGGACGTACTCGACCGGCTCAAGTTCCCGCTCTCCTTGGCACTGCCTGGATACAACTCGTGCACTTGGCGGAACGAGACGGGTGAAGTCACCGGCATCGGTCTGTGGACCGGGGACGGCTCCATTGCCACGGTCCACGCATCGGGCAAGGCACGCCAGCTCGGCCCCCAGCGGCTGTGGGACACAGTGGAAGAACTGGCCGCGACCTTCCCCAAGGAAACCCCGGCCCGAGAGGACTTCGGCCTCACGATCACACCGGAGGGCCAGCACGCCTGGTACCGGAACCCAGAAGGCCCTTCCTGGCCCCTGCCTCCCAGGTGA